In Trichocoleus sp., the DNA window CTGCTCCCCAATCAACTGCTGACAAAGTTGCTGTAAAAAACGCTGAAGTTCAGGTCGAGCATTCTCAATCCATTGGCTCCAGTACTGTCCAAGGTCAGTCAGAGTCGGGGTCGAACGACCAGCAGCGAAGTTAAGCTCTAAGATTCGCAGTAGCCCCCCTTCAACTCGAACCAAATCTGGAGTGAGCAGTGTTGCTGCAAGCTGTTCACTGCTTAAGGGTTGCCAGAGATTGGCAATTTGCCAGAGCCAGTGAAGCTGCCGCAGGGGTGGGGCTTGTTGCCAGGCAGATTCTAGCTGAGGAAAGATCTGAACATCGCTCTCGGTTGGCTCATCACCTGGATTGATGCCATGTTCAATTAAGCTATCGCGGAGATAGAGCGGTGCCTGATCGAGAAAAAGCAGTGTTGCTTCGGGTGTGGGTGAATCAAACTGGAGCCAGTCATAAACTTGGGGAATATGAAGCTGGTAAGGCGAGAGCCTTAAATAAGGCAAAAACCAGTCTGGAACTTCAAAGAAGTTGGTGGGTGGTAATCCTGGTTTGGTATCGAGAAAAATGTGCGAACGCTTGCACAGAAACCGATCGGCGAGCAAATCACCCGATCGATAAGCTGATGCATTTGCCCCCACTGCCCATAGGTACCGCCTGACCAGAGGGCTACGGCACTTCTGACAGAATCGGTGGTTTTCGGGGTTGGGAGCCTGACAAGCAGGGTTAGAACAGTAGAGCATTGCTGCGGCGAATTAGATGAAGCCAGCGATACAGCAGTCCTATCAGGATATCTTAGACCCAGGAGCAAAGCGAACATGAAATCCTTTTTCAGAAATTTTCTGGCGCAAAATCCTTTATCCTCGACTCCCAATTTCCCACTGTGAACGATATTTACACAACTTTTATCCGTTTAAAAAACGCTTTGAGCCAAATTATCGTCGGGCAGTCTGCTCTGGTACAGGAGCTGTTAGTTGCCTTGCTGGCTGGGGGTCACGTCATTTTGGAAGGCGTTCCCGGAACCGGAAAGACCCTGGCTGTTAAAGCCATAGCGCGGCTTGTAGAAGCAGAGTTTCGTCGCATTCAACTAACGCCTGATGTTTTACCTTCCGATATTTTGGGCACCAATATTTTCGATTTCAACAGCCGTGAGTTTATTCTCAAGCCTGGTCCCATTTTTACCCAGATTTTATTGGCAGACGAAATCAACCGAACGCCGCCCAAAACGCAGGCTGCCTTGCTAGAGGCAATGGAGGAACAGCAGGTGACTCTGGACGGAGAAAGCTTGCCTTTGTCCCCGTTGTTCTGGGTCATTGCGACTCAAAACCCGCTGGAGTTTGAAGGAACCTATCCGCTGCCAGAAGCCCAGCTCGATCGCTTCCTGTTTAAGCTGCTGGTCGATTATCCAGAGGCAGGAGCCGAGAAACAAATGCTGCTGAACGCTCAGGCAGGTTTGCAAACCAAGCGGCTCGATCTGGAAACCCTAAAGCCGATCGCTACTGTAGAACAGATTATTGCTGCTAGAGAAGAAGTCCGATCGGTGCGGGTAGCAGAACCGCTGGTTGACTATTTGCTGGCCTTGGTGCAGCGAACTCGACAGCATCCTGATCTCATTTTAGGCGCTTCGCCGCGATCGGCAGTGGCATGGCTGCAAGCAAGCAAAGCCCATGCCTGGTTATCTGCTCGAGATTATGCGACTCCTGATGACGTGAAGGCGGTTGCTCAGCCGCTCCTGCGACATCGATTGATTTTGCGTCCAGAAACACAGCTCGATGGGCTGGTCGTGGAGAGTGTGATTATGTCGCTGTTAGGGCAGGTGGCAGTCCCAAGGTAAGGAGAGGGGAAGGGGAAGTGCTAGGGGGGATAAAAATGGTTCCTGCGGGGCGAGTTTACTGGGGATTGCTGCTGGGGTTAGTAGGGTCGTTGGGGATAGCGATCGGGGGAGATTCTTTCTCATCAGCAGCATTGGAAGTGGCGCTGGGGCTGCTGCTTCTCTGGGATGGGGGATTGTTGATGGCGATGGTCTGGGATGGGAGGCAGGCGCGAGCAAACCCAGTGCGGGTAACGCGGCAGTTGGCGGCTCGGCTGTCGATCGGGCGAGAGAACGGGGTAACGTTGCGGGTAGAAACAGGAGATCGATCAGCAACGGTGCAGATCCGTGATTTTTATCCCTTAGAGTTTGAGGCGCAGCCAGAGATGCTGTTTGTCACCTTGCCGCCCCACGCTCAGCAAGATCTCACTTATACAGTGTTGCCACGACAACGGGGCAAGTATACCTGGAGCAAGATTCAGGTGCGGCAACGGGGAGCTTGGGGGTTGGCTTGGAGCGAGCAATTCATAACTCAGGCACAAACGATCGCAGTCTATCCAGATTTGCTAGGGCTACGATCGCTCTCAGTCCGGCTAACGCTGCAAATGGCAGGAAATCTGCGACGAATCCAGCGATCGGGGACGGGCACAGAATTTGCGGAACTGCGAGAATACAGCACTGGAGATGATCCCCGTTTGATTGACTGGAAGGCAACGGCGCGGCGC includes these proteins:
- a CDS encoding MoxR family ATPase — its product is MSQIIVGQSALVQELLVALLAGGHVILEGVPGTGKTLAVKAIARLVEAEFRRIQLTPDVLPSDILGTNIFDFNSREFILKPGPIFTQILLADEINRTPPKTQAALLEAMEEQQVTLDGESLPLSPLFWVIATQNPLEFEGTYPLPEAQLDRFLFKLLVDYPEAGAEKQMLLNAQAGLQTKRLDLETLKPIATVEQIIAAREEVRSVRVAEPLVDYLLALVQRTRQHPDLILGASPRSAVAWLQASKAHAWLSARDYATPDDVKAVAQPLLRHRLILRPETQLDGLVVESVIMSLLGQVAVPR
- a CDS encoding DUF58 domain-containing protein, whose product is MVPAGRVYWGLLLGLVGSLGIAIGGDSFSSAALEVALGLLLLWDGGLLMAMVWDGRQARANPVRVTRQLAARLSIGRENGVTLRVETGDRSATVQIRDFYPLEFEAQPEMLFVTLPPHAQQDLTYTVLPRQRGKYTWSKIQVRQRGAWGLAWSEQFITQAQTIAVYPDLLGLRSLSVRLTLQMAGNLRRIQRSGTGTEFAELREYSTGDDPRLIDWKATARRSRLLLRVLEPEQEQTLIILLDRGRLMTAQVRGLARFDWGLNAALALALAGLHRGDRVGIGVFDRQMHLWIPPERGQRQLPRLIEQVTPIQPVLQEPDYLGAVSTVTRQQTRRALVVLLTDIIDKTASAELLGAMGHLAPRYLPFCVTLRDPQVDRQAQTFTPEVDSTYSRAVALDLLAQRQVAFSSLKQKGVLVLDAPAHQVTESLVDRYLQLKARSLL